In the genome of Yarrowia lipolytica chromosome 1B, complete sequence, the window TGGCTGCTCCTACGCTGGACTCTGTCAAGCAGCATGCCACTCGTCTTGGTCACGTTACTGTGCCCTCCGAGGAGTATCACAGCATGTCTGCTGAAGCCAACAAGCCTATCAACCGGGAGTTTGTTGAGTCTGTTGCTCCAGGCTTAGGTTTGGCTGTGTTGTCTAAGAAGGAGTTAACTGAGTTGAAGGAGCCCGATTTGGACACACTTTCGGCCCGTGCTAGAGCCCTGGATTCGGTTGTGTTGTCTAAAACTGACCTTGAGAAATTGGAGCACCCTTCCATTGATGttctcaaggccgaggcATCTTCCAAGGGCTTTTCTGTGGTTGATTCAGCCGAATATGAGTCTCTTGTAACTCCttctgagcagcagcttcttaCTCAGGCTGCTAGACTTGGTTTGGTCACCGTCACTGAGAAGGAGTATGAGCTGTTGAAGGCTCCAAACAAGGAACAACTGTCGAAGTTCGCTGAGAAGCACGGTCATGTGCTGGTGCCCGAGGACGAGCATAAGGAACTTGTTTCCCGGCCCACAGAGTTCACCCCCTCTCTGGACGACCTACACACCCActccaaggctgccaacaTGGTGCTCCTCACTCCTGACGAGCACGAAGCCCTCACTCGACCGGCAGAGAAAGACGTGCGACGTCATGCTGTGTCGCATGGTCTGGGAGTTCTCGCCTTGGCTGACCTTGCAGCTCTCAATTCCAAGGCCAACTCGCCTAGCAAAGAGCACGTGATTGAGCATGCCTCGAAACACGGCCTAGTAGCAACGGATCAGAAGGATTACAATGTCCTGGTCCGAAAGGCGTCGGAGCCATCTAAGGATGAAGTCATCGATGCTGCATCCAACCTCGGTCTGTCTGTGATTTCTTCtgaggagttggaggctctggagagaAAGGTGACACAGCCCTCAATTGCTGAAGTCACTGCCTCAGCTGCTGTCCTCTCTCTGGCGGTAATCCCCGAGTCCGAACTTGGAGAGCTCAGAAAGTCGGCCGAGGAGCCTTCTAGAGATACGTTAGAAAAAACGGCGAAGAGCCTGGGTCTGGTTGTggtcgagaagaagacccaTAAGGATCTCGTGCGAAGGGGTGCTGAGCCTACGTTGGctgagctcaaggagggtgCCAATGGtcatggtcatgtgatgaTCCCGGAATCTGAGCACGTCAAGCTGTCAGCTCCACTAACAACCGAGGACAtcgagtcacgtgctcGAAATCTCGGCCTGGTGGCTGTTGTCCAGTCCGATTATGATGAGCTCAAGCGGCAGGCCGAGTACCCCAGCGAGGCCGAGCTCGAGGCACGTGCCAAGACTCTGGGAGTGACTCTGGTGCCCGACGATGATCTGGCGCAGCTCAGACAGGCACAATATGATGTCTATGCTAAGGCCCATCAGATGACATTGGTGAAGGATGCGGAACTTGCTGAGTTGAAGGAGAATCAGTATGAGACTTATGCCAAGACAAACGGACTGGTCTTTGTTCCCCAGGTGGAGTTGAATGAGTTAAAGGACAACCACCACGAGACTTACACTTCTAATAAGGGTCTTGTGATGGTTCCAGGAGAAGAGTTGtctgagctcaagaacaGTCACTACGAGACTTACGCCAAGAGCAAGGATCTCGTTATGGTGCCTTCCAAGGAACTCTTTTCGCTGCGAAACTTCGAGAACGTGCCATTTGACACTCTTGAGACTCATGCCAAGAGccatggtcacgtgatggtTCCGTCTAAGACTCTGGATGATCTCAAGGCCAATTCTGTCGAGGAGTACACCAAAAAGAACGGGTTGTCTCTTGTCAATGCCGGCGAGCTTGCTGAGCTGCAATCACGTGCAGATAACCCGTCCCGTGAGCTTTTGCAGCAGCATGTTGGGAATGCCGGCCTTGTTGCGTtgtcagaagaagaacatcaGAAGTTGTTGGCTCCTTCTATTGAGGAGGTGAGTAAGCATGCCGAGAAGCATGGCCATCATGTGGTTTCAGCTGACGAGCTTGCTACTCTCAAGTCATCAcagatcaacaaggacacTGTGGCTGCATTCGCTTCTGCCTCTGGCTTATCTCTCATTGCAGTTGGGGAACTCGAACAGCTGCGTCGAAAGGTGTATCACCCGACTGTGGCCGAAGTCCAAACCTCAGCCAAGAGTGTGGGTCTTGTTCCTCtgaccaaggacgagtACAACCAGATTTTATCTGAGAATGATGTGCTTTCGGATTCTGGCGATGTCGGAAACACCtctgtctcctccatcacGTCGTCAAAGCGCCTTTCCTCCGTACTCGAAAAGCGAAACCATTTCGAGGATCTTATCAAGGAAGAGAAGTCGCAAAAGCAGCGGGAGAAGATCATGGACTCGGTTAAGACGCTGGGCTTCATTCCTGTGTCTTCTGAGGAGTACAAGCGGCTCGTGGACAACCAGAAGGAATATGCCCCTACCAAGGGCGATGTGTTCAAGTCCGCGAAGGAGTTTGGACTGGTGGCTATTCCTCAGGAAGAGTACAAGGGTATTCTGAAGAAGGCCGCTCCGTTGACCAAGGAGCGTGTTGTTGCTGATGCTGCTTCGTTGGGACTGGTTGTGTCTGAAGAGAGTAAGAAGGATGTTTCTGGCGCTAGACGAGGCAGCAGAACATCCGTCTCCCTCGAGAACGTGCCTCACGTGGctaccaaggaggaggtggcagCTCAGGCTGCCGAGCTTGGGCTGGAGGCCGTTCCTGTGACGTACATCACGCAACTCAAGCGCATTGCCGAAGCTCctgaggaagaagatgtGCGGGAGATGGCATCCAAATGTGGTCTTGTGGTGATGAGTGAGGAAGAGGTCAAGAGGGCCAATACAGTCCAAAAGGAGCTGTCTGCTGCCCAGCAGGCAGCCCTAGAGGCTCAGAACGAGTTGTCTGAGGCTAGACACTCGTTGTCAGAGACTCAGGCCCTCGCCCAGAGCCACGAGAAATCCTTGGCTATGGCTCGATCGCCTGATCTCCAACAGGTAGCTGTTCTGGCAGCTGCCCACGGCTGTGTCACCGTCAACAAGAGCGAGTTTGAGCAAATGTCGGCGTTTGTGACAGCCAAGCAAGAGGAGGACGCCAAGCCGAGGGAAGtgcccaaggagaagcaCTCTCTTGAGTCTCTCGGCGCCATTGCAGCTGGTCTGGGACTGGCTGTTGTGCCGTTTGCTCATAAGGATAGAGTGAAGGAGGTTcctgtggagaaggaggtggtcCGAGAGGTGCCTGtgaccaaggaggttgaggtcatcaaggaggtgccTGTGGAGGTTGTCCGGGAAGTGGAAGTGGTTAAGGAGGTGCCTGTTGAAGTCATCAGAGAAGTCGAGGTCATTCGAGAAGTCGAAGTTCCCGTTGAAgtcatcaaggaggtgatcAAGGAGGTCCCCGTTGAAgtcatcaaggaggtggtcaaggaggtcCCCGTGGAAGTGGTGCGAGAAGTCGAAGTGTCTAGAGACCTCCCTACTACGTTCCAGGAAGCTACTCCTTCTGTCGACTTCCATACTCAGGCCAAACAACTCGGATTCACGCCTGTGCCGCACGCTGAGTATCATTCCTTGGCCAATCCTTCAGACGAGGAGATCCGCGAACGGGCCAAGGCGCGCGGTTTTGTTGCTGTTCCGTTCGGACAGTACTCGGAGCTGCAGATCAAGGCTCATCGGCAGTCTGTGCATGACGAGGCGGgtgaatcacgtgatttgcAGCGTGGCGAGACAGTGTCGCCCAACTctgcacgtgactcgaGTATTCCCCTCACCGCAGCCGAAATCGAGCACAAGGCTTCCACTCTCGGCCTGGTCACTCTCTCCGTTGATAAgtacaaggagctggagcgtCTGGCTGCCCAGCGACCCGAGCCTGTTGTCGTGAAACCCGATCTGTCCAAACAGGACATTGAGAGCCATGCCAAGACGCACGGACTGGTTACGCTACCCTCAGCGACCTACACCAAGCTCGTGGCTGGCCAGAACCCCTCAGCCAACCAAGTGAGGGATTTGGCTGCGAGATACGGATTGGTTGTGCTGACGTCCAATGAGATGGCTcgtctgcagcagcagcgagagACTCAACCCGTTGCTCAGAGCTATCAGTCGGTTGCTTCTCACGCTACTTCTCCTCGACCGGTGCCCGAGAGCTCGTCTACTCGATCGTCTGTCTACAGCTCTCTCCCCATCGCTGCTGCAAAGGAGGCCATTGAGATGCATTCTCCTCGAGGCTCCATGTCTCGAGACTCGTCAGTGGCGTCCCATTTGTCGCGGTACTCCGATGCGCAGAGCCATATACAGACCGCCCAAACGGCGCATGTAGTTGTACCTGCTCAGACCGCTCAACCTACAGCTCCTGGGCTGATGGGACCCCCCGCAATGACTTCCAGTTTCACTCGGCAGTCGGTACCCGCATCCAGCTCGTTCCGAAGAGCTGTCTACGAGTCTCCTCAAAGCCAACACGCCACccagcagccacagactCCCCAGAGAGGCATGACGGAGTCCCCGTCGTCTCTGCTCATGTCGAACGCTACCATCGCGTCCAACGCGTCGttcaacgacaagaacatGATTGCGGTGGTCACCCAGACCATGATTGGCGAGTACCTGTTCAAGTATACGCGGCGGTTTGGCTCTGTGTCGGGTATCTCTGAAAACAGACACCAGCGCTACTTCTGGGTCCATCCGTACACCCTGACGTTGTACTGGTCTGTGGAGAACCCGTCAGCCGACGTCAAGGCTGGAAAGGTCAAGTCTGTGCCCATCACGTCGGTCGTGTCCGAGGAAGACGATAACCCCCTGCCTCCCGGGCTGTTCCACAAGAGCCTATTGATTGGAACTCCTGACAGAGTCATcaaggtcacgtgccccACCCGTCAGCGACATAACATCTGGTACTCTTCGCTGAGATACCTGTTGACCCGGTCGCCTGACTTTCTGCTGGACGACGGAGAGGCCAATTCTGCGTCGGGGGATGAGTTGACTGCAGACGCACGGCTGGACATGGAAAGACACAAGACGGTCACGGCGGCATACCCCAGAAGGGATTCGTCGTTGAGAGCCATACCCCAGGTGAAGACACTGAGACGATCTTCGTTCAGGAGGAATTAGGTGGACTTTGGAGGACAACACTGAAGGAAGTAAAGAAAGGAGGATTATTGTTTAATTGATTAATTGTATGTTTTGTTGATGCAAAGGATGTAATATTGTACAGTGTGCTGTAAATGTAGATACTTACTGTTCCCGCTGTTTAATATGTAGTACTGGTAGTCTACACTGTTCATCTTGCGACATCTCACTGAATCACGTACAGTTAGAAAAGGTAATACAGCACAACCAAGAGTCGATGATACGACCAAGGAAAACCGAAGACGATCCATCAGACTCACAGAAGTCGCATCAAAAATCAAACCTCAGCACTCGCAGTagcaaaaaaataaatccTCCGATACCGGGAATCGAACCCGGGTTCTCCGCGTGAAAGGCGGAAGTGATAACCCCTACACTATATCGGATGTTAACCGCTCGACTATTCGGCCAGCGTTCCAAAAAAATGTAGAGAATCTTTAAGAGCTGGAGttggggtcacgtgatcaagaAAAAAGTTAATTATGAAGATATCTAAATGCAGGTTTTAGTCCAATATACCAATTATAAACGTATCCTGGGTGATTCGGGTTCTTTATTCTAACATCATGAGCTTTTTGGATCAATTTAGCAATCAATTATGGCTACAGAGCTCATCTAATTCTGACAGGGTTAGGGCTGGAGAAATGATGGTGCATGAACTTGCATCTGATCTGACTTACTATCTTACTATACTCTGCTTTATCAGTACGTTCTTTTACTAACCGGAGCATGTTACGAGCGGCTCCAATACGAGTATTGGCTGTGCCTACGAGGCCGTTGATGTTCAACTTCAGCAGGGGCTTCTGTGTCACTTCGACGGCACTGGGGTTTCGAGGCAGAGGATCTTCCTCGAGTAACAAGGGCAAGAGAAAGAGTCAAGACAAGAATGCGCCTGGGATGAAGAAGAATCGCCAGGGGCAGAAGCAGTACCTGGAGAAGAGTGCGGCAGAGGGCGGAGACCACTTTCTGTACTCTCCTGAACAAGATATGAAGGCGGCAACGGAGGAAGTTCGACAGCAGAAAAAGGAGGGTATTCAGGGAAAGAACTTGGCAATGAAGCGTGCTAAGCTATATAAGCC includes:
- a CDS encoding uncharacterized protein (Truncated form of YALI0B09383g, weakly similar to uniprot|Q03767 Saccharomyces cerevisiae YDR150W NUM1 tubulin binding, similar to Saccharomyces cerevisiae NUM1 (YDR150W); ancestral locus Anc_8.331) → MSHTCYYGLKCPAYCCFTTCRDCYSVLSTPSINRYRIHHTLVGSIPNLRPVFSIPLLTQKKAIKSEHMQFATGLGEHLLVECRKLQGKLNEKEEALNAQSEELDRAKTQQKAIEAKLAKLSQSEDRFKEENWNLELKVTELKSQLSNTTERVKKQAVESGRVADARATDTDTIEELQYREQELKSELEQSKARFESERSDWERQSESLHEDLQQYQRRVAEFEEAEKTRGRESHVPVPMTPSPEDELSSDSDRSPSVSPTRGMTRSTSRNAALEAETLRVSFTHLMKQLQTAKNNIFKEKHVSAGLKRDLAEALKSAEKVEKLTSHKRPAFGAGRRPTSRVLEENDEWEDLDAGITSEYVSALDTAQSTEDDYMTGVETLDGDSGAEDTETEDVVQDLNPRMLSMESELAGEESDSDFDGDDAGNSTFLKKTRSTASVGTVVGANTARRAPSSSLAQEFMSEEDVEKYAEMYGLVVVAQEEYDSLVERAEKEETVSEDSIAAAAATFGLAVISADKLAALQAPPTLESLQLQGKEVQCTVLPTDEYAHLTECVNAPGLEYIKEKVPSSHVLLSKDEHDALLIPSVEDIEKKLPDSHVLLSKDTHKELLNPTKEYVQTKFPDHVLLTKDVHEELSTPSVASLEKKIPTSHVLLTKEAHDELTNPNEEHVRAKFPDHVLLSKADHDTLTKPGLEEVKKHVPNTHVLLTKEEHVALEQPSVEYVAKKLPNHVIISKEEHSALAEPTIEQVQSKLTGHVILTKEAHAALEQPTVEDVAEKLPGHVILSKEEHQELVEPSVEDVQKKLPDHVIITKETHSSLVTPSLDTIKSHVGNYNYHAIPAADYESLVASAESPSLEHIKEKVVSHGHVVVDEKEYSSLCQPTIDVLKSHASSHDHVIVPQSEYTILTQSAESPTLDLIKQQIGKHDHVVLHQDEFVKLSSPDLSLLKEKVGSHGHVIVEEEEFERLMKPTVEDMREKSVALGHVLIAKDEFDQLSKTATEPSLLHIKGKASALGHVVVPEDEFSKLTKPSVEDVKARAAEHNHVIIPKEAFSKLTTAATSPSLEHIKEKVGAHSHVVISEDDHAALKAPTLDQLSQHAERHDSKIVPTSELVELTRKSSKPTPEELSMRAKTLGLVAVPFTEFEALKRAAEPPTYEQLGDYAKESGHVVVDQKEYESLSSTVSSPSVDFLTKQAAASGMTLVAQDEYDSLLETVGEPSRDFIAQHAKSHDLVVLDSKSHAELVRKSQKPSEDELHSHAKTLGFSAIGAAALASLTALANNPSRDHVTSKAKDLGLVAIDRDDHAELVRQTTKPTAAEIAALAAGAGLVTVDKKEWKNLEDADHVTELASGLGLAAVPKQEYKELLRKSSKPTEEEVSGFARAKGLEVVSKQDKTLLEDPLKFAEARGGHFVVGDEFERLSKPSVEDIASRAKELGHIFVAQSEFDKLAKPSVADLETHAKSHGHVIIPVDTHKALVAAEVESKRDLTADELHSHAKKLDLVAITHLEHELLAAPTLDSVKQHATRLGHVTVPSEEYHSMSAEANKPINREFVESVAPGLGLAVLSKKELTELKEPDLDTLSARARALDSVVLSKTDLEKLEHPSIDVLKAEASSKGFSVVDSAEYESLVTPSEQQLLTQAARLGLVTVTEKEYELLKAPNKEQLSKFAEKHGHVLVPEDEHKELVSRPTEFTPSLDDLHTHSKAANMVLLTPDEHEALTRPAEKDVRRHAVSHGLGVLALADLAALNSKANSPSKEHVIEHASKHGLVATDQKDYNVLVRKASEPSKDEVIDAASNLGLSVISSEELEALERKVTQPSIAEVTASAAVLSLAVIPESELGELRKSAEEPSRDTLEKTAKSLGLVVVEKKTHKDLVRRGAEPTLAELKEGANGHGHVMIPESEHVKLSAPLTTEDIESRARNLGLVAVVQSDYDELKRQAEYPSEAELEARAKTLGVTLVPDDDLAQLRQAQYDVYAKAHQMTLVKDAELAELKENQYETYAKTNGLVFVPQVELNELKDNHHETYTSNKGLVMVPGEELSELKNSHYETYAKSKDLVMVPSKELFSLRNFENVPFDTLETHAKSHGHVMVPSKTLDDLKANSVEEYTKKNGLSLVNAGELAELQSRADNPSRELLQQHVGNAGLVALSEEEHQKLLAPSIEEVSKHAEKHGHHVVSADELATLKSSQINKDTVAAFASASGLSLIAVGELEQLRRKVYHPTVAEVQTSAKSVGLVPLTKDEYNQILSENDVLSDSGDVGNTSVSSITSSKRLSSVLEKRNHFEDLIKEEKSQKQREKIMDSVKTLGFIPVSSEEYKRLVDNQKEYAPTKGDVFKSAKEFGLVAIPQEEYKGILKKAAPLTKERVVADAASLGLVVSEESKKDVSGARRGSRTSVSLENVPHVATKEEVAAQAAELGLEAVPVTYITQLKRIAEAPEEEDVREMASKCGLVVMSEEEVKRANTVQKELSAAQQAALEAQNELSEARHSLSETQALAQSHEKSLAMARSPDLQQVAVLAAAHGCVTVNKSEFEQMSAFVTAKQEEDAKPREVPKEKHSLESLGAIAAGLGLAVVPFAHKDRVKEVPVEKEVVREVPVTKEVEVIKEVPVEVVREVEVVKEVPVEVIREVEVIREVEVPVEVIKEVIKEVPVEVIKEVVKEVPVEVVREVEVSRDLPTTFQEATPSVDFHTQAKQLGFTPVPHAEYHSLANPSDEEIRERAKARGFVAVPFGQYSELQIKAHRQSVHDEAGESRDLQRGETVSPNSARDSSIPLTAAEIEHKASTLGLVTLSVDKYKELERLAAQRPEPVVVKPDLSKQDIESHAKTHGLVTLPSATYTKLVAGQNPSANQVRDLAARYGLVVLTSNEMARLQQQRETQPVAQSYQSVASHATSPRPVPESSSTRSSVYSSLPIAAAKEAIEMHSPRGSMSRDSSVASHLSRYSDAQSHIQTAQTAHVVVPAQTAQPTAPGLMGPPAMTSSFTRQSVPASSSFRRAVYESPQSQHATQQPQTPQRGMTESPSSLLMSNATIASNASFNDKNMIAVVTQTMIGEYLFKYTRRFGSVSGISENRHQRYFWVHPYTLTLYWSVENPSADVKAGKVKSVPITSVVSEEDDNPLPPGLFHKSLLIGTPDRVIKVTCPTRQRHNIWYSSLRYLLTRSPDFLLDDGEANSASGDELTADARLDMERHKTVTAAYPRRDSSLRAIPQVKTLRRSSFRRN